The following proteins are encoded in a genomic region of Hymenobacter siberiensis:
- a CDS encoding lanthionine synthetase LanC family protein has translation METLTAAPTAIGPLLATVAHYLNAPGAPTLTTFGVASGKGGTILFNCHYAAFSGETGYYERALAELEQVMAALNPRTYKADFSSNYYQELAELGGLLVYLTTQGHLDWDAEPTLQQIDNLLADRMRHYLASHNFERTSGALSCGTYFLRRLPHTERARPLLEELLAALTEQHQGDEQTGYYWLCRVIAEPRAYTGFSHGSAMIMTFLADLHAAGIRPAQCATLLRHATTWLLAARIDPDRFLSSFPLWAGKAELTNNLCLIYGDLGTAYGLLRAAAVLQDEAAREAALAVVMRTLPRRNLSETHIQDASVYYGAAGVYLLYDALYRHTAVPEFATAATYWLERIPSLATHPNDYLHFSPQFYAHYPAAQLGMSFGVVGIGLTLLQAESEGRYALAAFVGLS, from the coding sequence ATGGAAACCCTAACCGCTGCGCCCACCGCCATCGGCCCGCTGCTGGCAACCGTGGCCCACTACCTCAATGCCCCGGGGGCTCCTACACTGACGACTTTCGGCGTGGCATCGGGCAAAGGCGGCACCATCCTCTTCAACTGCCACTACGCAGCCTTTAGCGGCGAAACCGGGTATTACGAGCGGGCCCTGGCCGAGCTGGAGCAGGTGATGGCCGCCCTCAACCCTCGCACCTACAAAGCCGATTTCAGCAGCAACTACTACCAGGAGCTGGCCGAGCTGGGCGGGCTGCTGGTTTACCTCACCACCCAGGGCCACCTCGACTGGGATGCCGAGCCAACGCTGCAACAGATTGACAACCTGCTGGCCGACCGGATGCGCCACTACCTGGCAAGCCACAATTTTGAGCGCACCAGCGGGGCCCTAAGCTGTGGCACGTACTTTTTGCGCCGGCTGCCGCACACGGAGCGAGCCCGGCCACTGCTCGAAGAACTGCTCGCGGCCCTGACGGAGCAGCACCAGGGCGACGAGCAAACAGGCTACTACTGGCTGTGCCGCGTTATTGCCGAGCCCCGGGCTTATACCGGCTTTTCGCACGGCAGCGCCATGATAATGACCTTTCTGGCCGACCTGCACGCGGCCGGCATCCGGCCGGCCCAGTGCGCTACGCTGCTGCGACATGCGACCACCTGGCTACTGGCCGCCCGCATCGACCCCGACCGGTTCCTGTCGTCGTTTCCGCTGTGGGCGGGCAAGGCCGAGCTTACCAACAACCTGTGCCTCATCTACGGCGACCTGGGCACGGCTTATGGCCTGCTGCGAGCTGCTGCCGTGCTACAGGATGAGGCGGCCCGGGAGGCGGCCCTGGCCGTGGTGATGCGGACGCTGCCCCGCCGTAACCTGTCCGAAACCCACATTCAGGATGCCTCCGTGTACTACGGGGCGGCGGGCGTTTACCTGCTCTACGATGCCTTGTACCGCCACACGGCGGTGCCCGAATTTGCCACGGCAGCCACCTACTGGCTGGAACGCATACCCAGCCTGGCAACGCACCCGAATGACTACCTCCATTTTTCGCCCCAGTTCTACGCGCACTATCCGGCGGCACAGCTGGGCATGAGTTTCGGCGTGGTGGGCATCGGGCTGACGCTCCTGCAGGCAGAGTCCGAAGGGCGCTATGCCCTCGCCGCGTTCGTCGGCTTGTCTTAA